A genomic window from Cytobacillus suaedae includes:
- a CDS encoding YciI family protein: MLFMMIVKASKNSESGNLPSSELNEAMRIYNEELVRAGVRVMAKGLHPSSNGIRFSFPKQGEKPVITDGPFSETKDLVAGFILIDVKSREEAIEWAMRMPDPQGNGEGQIELRQVFELPEQD, translated from the coding sequence ATGCTGTTTATGATGATTGTCAAAGCCTCAAAGAATTCGGAATCCGGAAATCTCCCGAGCTCTGAGCTCAATGAAGCCATGAGGATATACAATGAGGAATTAGTTAGAGCAGGCGTTCGAGTAATGGCAAAAGGCCTTCATCCTAGTTCTAATGGGATTCGATTTTCGTTTCCGAAACAAGGGGAAAAGCCGGTAATTACGGATGGTCCGTTTTCGGAAACAAAAGATTTGGTTGCAGGGTTCATTCTGATTGATGTGAAGTCGAGGGAAGAAGCCATCGAGTGGGCAATGCGAATGCCGGACCCGCAAGGAAATGGGGAAGGACAGATCGAATTGCGCCAAGTTTTTGAGCTACCGGAGCAAGACTAA
- a CDS encoding VOC family protein yields MIIPIFRIFDIEVAHSFYINYLGFELDWEHRYSANMPVYIQVSLSDAVLHLSEHHGDSSPGSAIRIKLTDLKKFHSLLSQKDYPYSNPSINKTPWNTIEITVIDPFSNRIIFYEEIK; encoded by the coding sequence ATGATAATACCTATCTTTCGAATTTTTGATATTGAAGTAGCTCATTCTTTTTACATAAATTACTTAGGTTTTGAATTGGATTGGGAACATAGGTATTCTGCAAATATGCCAGTTTATATTCAAGTTTCTTTAAGTGATGCTGTTTTACATCTCTCCGAACATCATGGTGACTCCTCTCCGGGAAGTGCAATTCGTATTAAGTTAACTGATTTAAAAAAATTTCATTCTTTATTATCGCAAAAGGATTATCCATACTCTAATCCGTCTATTAATAAAACACCATGGAATACTATTGAAATAACAGTTATAGATCCTTTCTCTAACAGAATTATATTTTACGAAGAAATTAAGTAA
- a CDS encoding nuclear transport factor 2 family protein, which yields MNKKILWSVATVLIIGLFVLGYLWIEDMKNITAKEQVEMYYEAYNKKDFGAFYDMLSDKEKKIFEESTLRDSSGTEVTVYKDREEILKGFEKNWRAFDVIEIIEQNGGTEDGTIVAATIYYPPYGSDSEITFIETFKLIKVNDEWKFDDYLGKEIVD from the coding sequence ATGAACAAAAAAATACTTTGGAGTGTAGCCACCGTCCTTATCATCGGATTGTTTGTATTGGGTTATTTATGGATTGAAGATATGAAAAACATTACTGCTAAAGAGCAAGTTGAGATGTATTATGAAGCCTACAATAAAAAAGATTTCGGTGCTTTTTATGATATGTTGAGCGATAAGGAAAAAAAGATATTTGAAGAAAGTACCCTTAGAGATTCAAGCGGAACCGAAGTCACTGTTTACAAGGATAGAGAAGAGATACTAAAAGGATTTGAAAAAAATTGGAGAGCTTTTGATGTAATTGAAATCATCGAACAAAACGGAGGAACAGAGGATGGGACAATAGTTGCTGCTACAATTTATTATCCTCCATATGGCTCCGATTCTGAAATAACATTTATCGAGACCTTCAAACTAATTAAAGTTAATGACGAATGGAAATTTGATGATTATCTTGGTAAAGAAATTGTTGATTAG
- a CDS encoding serine kinase translates to MRMFLVIPLILLGAIFLGLRIDNIGNLGNVTLNIVGVGFMLLSVFIGNVKKKKQKFLS, encoded by the coding sequence TTGAGGATGTTTTTGGTTATTCCACTTATTCTTTTAGGTGCGATTTTTTTAGGACTTAGAATTGATAACATAGGCAATTTAGGTAATGTTACCCTAAATATAGTAGGTGTTGGCTTTATGTTATTGAGCGTTTTTATTGGTAATGTTAAAAAGAAAAAACAAAAGTTCTTAAGCTAA